Proteins from a single region of Bdellovibrio bacteriovorus HD100:
- the add gene encoding adenosine deaminase, with protein sequence MERLYSHNIRDILKVDLHRHLDCSVRWSTILELAPQVGIPLAPTSQGQKDQFLITGPMKDLGSVLNKFMNAQKVLASEEILTRVAYEACEDAFNDGVRLLELRYAPTFIADGHKSLTFEKIHRSLLKGIEQARKQFPMLIGLICIVQRIKSFEVAEKVVDFAIDHKDSFLALDLADNEEGFDPKVFAPLFQKAKKAGLRITVHSGETPNPVSAKWVHDSIEILGAERIGHGIQIINDPAVLELVKDRRIPLEICPISNYLTQSFPTYEDHPIRKLMQAGVLVTINSDDPGVFATTLSDDYEVLHRVHGFSKEDFHKCNQIAFDASFIPDIEKNRIMGEFFG encoded by the coding sequence ATGGAAAGGCTCTATTCTCACAATATTCGCGACATCCTGAAAGTGGATCTGCACCGGCATTTGGACTGCTCAGTGCGTTGGAGCACCATTCTGGAACTGGCTCCGCAAGTCGGTATTCCGCTGGCCCCCACCTCCCAGGGGCAAAAGGATCAGTTTTTGATTACGGGTCCCATGAAAGACCTGGGTTCGGTGCTCAACAAATTCATGAATGCACAGAAAGTTCTGGCCAGCGAGGAAATCCTGACCCGCGTCGCCTATGAAGCTTGTGAGGACGCCTTCAATGACGGAGTCCGTCTTCTTGAGTTGCGTTATGCGCCGACCTTCATCGCCGACGGCCACAAATCCCTGACTTTCGAAAAAATCCACCGCTCTTTGCTAAAAGGCATCGAACAGGCCCGCAAACAATTCCCGATGCTGATCGGTCTGATCTGCATCGTTCAAAGAATCAAGTCCTTTGAGGTTGCGGAAAAAGTTGTGGATTTCGCCATTGACCATAAAGACAGCTTTTTGGCTCTGGATCTGGCGGACAACGAGGAAGGCTTTGATCCAAAGGTCTTTGCACCGCTTTTCCAAAAGGCCAAAAAAGCGGGTCTGCGCATCACTGTGCATTCCGGCGAAACTCCGAACCCAGTTTCAGCCAAGTGGGTTCATGACAGCATTGAGATTTTGGGTGCTGAGCGCATCGGTCATGGCATTCAGATCATCAACGACCCGGCAGTGCTGGAGTTGGTGAAAGACCGCCGCATTCCTTTGGAGATCTGCCCGATCAGCAACTATCTGACCCAGTCCTTCCCGACCTACGAGGACCACCCCATCCGCAAACTGATGCAGGCCGGAGTTCTGGTCACCATCAACTCGGATGACCCCGGTGTGTTTGCCACGACATTGAGTGATGACTACGAAGTCCTTCACCGCGTGCACGGTTTCAGCAAAGAGGACTTCCACAAGTGCAATCAGATCGCGTTTGATGCGAGCTTCATTCCAGATATTGAAAAGAACCGCATCATGGGGGAATTCTTCGGATGA
- a CDS encoding DUF6624 domain-containing protein: MSYAEEILHLIREDEAVREALAATGELFQGYNAHMEKVHLRNARKLNDLIVEKGFPTIDLVGEEACTAALRIILHAISWPEFMRMQEPVLMDLAKNGKVPKSYVAILIDRIRFYEGRKQVYGTNADWDENGILRITDVEDEKNLNKRRAEMGLDPVESLVITPMDGEYHPPDPEKRHKEFIEWTFKTGWRNND, from the coding sequence ATGAGCTATGCAGAAGAAATCCTGCATCTGATACGCGAAGACGAAGCCGTGCGCGAAGCTTTGGCCGCCACGGGCGAATTGTTTCAGGGCTATAACGCCCACATGGAAAAGGTTCATCTGCGCAACGCACGCAAGCTGAACGACCTGATCGTTGAAAAAGGTTTTCCAACTATTGATCTTGTCGGTGAAGAAGCCTGCACTGCCGCACTCAGAATCATATTGCATGCGATCAGCTGGCCGGAATTCATGCGGATGCAAGAACCCGTTCTGATGGATCTGGCGAAGAACGGAAAAGTCCCAAAAAGCTATGTCGCCATTCTTATCGACCGCATTCGCTTCTATGAAGGCCGAAAGCAGGTTTACGGCACCAACGCCGACTGGGACGAAAACGGCATCCTGCGCATCACCGATGTTGAAGATGAAAAGAATCTCAACAAAAGAAGAGCCGAGATGGGACTGGATCCCGTGGAAAGCCTGGTGATCACCCCGATGGACGGAGAATATCACCCACCAGACCCTGAAAAAAGACACAAAGAATTCATTGAATGGACCTTTAAAACCGGATGGAGAAACAATGACTAA
- the ggt gene encoding gamma-glutamyltransferase, protein MTKTKLLALSISLLALGCQSTSTSPVIRTAKERPDHSTAEAFGSQYAISTQGRYSSKAAERMFAEGGNIIDAVVAASFTVSVERPQSTGIGGGGFMLFHEAKTGDTYAIDFRERAPLKAHQNMYIGKDGKADSKLSQDGILAVAVPGLVAGLLEIHQRFGSLPLKQVMQPAIELAESGFEIYPEFHRALENRAEVLAKDPSAKAIFLTKDGKVPALGTMLIQKDLAKTLKLIAAKGKDGFYKGPVAQSILKYSKERKGLLSQKDFNDYQVKWRKPVEGKFHGYEVISMPPPSSGGVHVIQFLDFLEKDNLAKSGPLSTKSIHLAASALQSAFADRATYLGDPEFTDVPVSGLLSEKYLQERRSEVPENRARKAGEVSAGRATGYESTDTTHISMIDAKGNAVATTQTINGWMGAAVVAPGTGIVLNNEMDDFSAQVGASNLFGAIGGKPNAIAPKKTPLSSMSPTILLENNKPVMAVGAPGGTRIISCVAQTILNYVEFKLPLYDAVTMVRYHQQWQPDVLYVDPPGPKPEVLKQLNAMGYDVKIEPVPCYVMAVSKEGDKLHGVADPRDIGISIAK, encoded by the coding sequence ATGACTAAAACAAAACTTCTTGCACTCTCGATTTCTCTGCTGGCACTGGGATGCCAGTCAACTTCAACCTCGCCAGTGATCCGCACCGCCAAAGAACGTCCGGATCATTCCACGGCAGAAGCCTTTGGCAGTCAGTACGCTATTTCCACTCAAGGGCGCTATTCAAGCAAAGCTGCCGAAAGAATGTTTGCTGAGGGCGGAAACATCATCGATGCGGTCGTTGCCGCCTCTTTCACTGTTTCAGTTGAACGCCCACAATCCACGGGCATTGGCGGTGGCGGCTTTATGTTGTTTCATGAAGCCAAGACCGGCGACACTTACGCGATTGACTTCCGCGAGCGTGCGCCACTGAAAGCGCATCAGAACATGTACATCGGAAAAGACGGCAAAGCCGATTCAAAACTTTCCCAGGATGGCATTTTGGCTGTGGCCGTTCCGGGCCTGGTTGCAGGTCTGCTGGAGATACATCAGCGCTTCGGCTCTCTGCCCCTGAAACAGGTCATGCAGCCAGCAATTGAGCTAGCCGAAAGCGGATTTGAAATCTATCCGGAATTCCACCGCGCTCTGGAAAACCGCGCGGAGGTTCTGGCAAAAGACCCATCCGCCAAAGCCATCTTCCTGACCAAAGACGGCAAGGTTCCAGCACTCGGCACCATGCTGATTCAAAAGGACCTGGCAAAGACCCTGAAGCTGATCGCCGCCAAAGGTAAAGACGGCTTCTATAAAGGTCCGGTCGCCCAGTCCATCCTGAAGTATTCCAAAGAACGCAAAGGTCTTTTGAGCCAGAAAGATTTCAACGACTATCAGGTAAAATGGCGTAAGCCCGTAGAAGGGAAGTTTCACGGATACGAAGTGATCTCGATGCCACCCCCGAGCTCTGGTGGTGTGCATGTGATTCAGTTCCTGGATTTCCTTGAAAAAGACAATCTGGCAAAGTCAGGACCACTTTCCACCAAGTCCATTCATCTGGCGGCCTCCGCTTTACAATCCGCATTTGCGGACCGTGCGACTTATCTGGGTGATCCCGAGTTCACTGACGTTCCTGTCAGCGGCCTGCTGTCGGAAAAGTATCTGCAGGAACGCCGCTCTGAGGTCCCGGAAAACCGCGCCCGCAAAGCCGGTGAAGTTTCCGCCGGTCGCGCCACGGGTTATGAATCCACGGACACCACTCACATCTCGATGATCGATGCGAAAGGTAACGCGGTTGCCACCACCCAGACCATCAACGGCTGGATGGGGGCTGCGGTTGTGGCTCCGGGCACCGGGATCGTTCTGAATAACGAAATGGATGACTTCTCGGCGCAAGTGGGAGCTTCCAACTTGTTTGGCGCGATTGGTGGAAAACCCAATGCGATTGCTCCAAAGAAAACCCCTCTGAGCAGCATGTCGCCGACCATTTTGCTTGAAAACAACAAACCTGTGATGGCCGTGGGCGCTCCGGGCGGCACCCGCATCATCAGCTGTGTGGCGCAGACGATCTTGAATTACGTCGAGTTCAAGCTGCCCCTGTATGACGCCGTCACGATGGTTCGTTATCACCAACAATGGCAGCCGGATGTGCTGTACGTCGATCCTCCAGGCCCGAAGCCGGAAGTTTTAAAGCAACTGAATGCCATGGGCTATGATGTAAAAATCGAACCGGTGCCATGTTATGTGATGGCCGTCTCAAAAGAGGGCGACAAACTGCACGGTGTGGCCGACCCGCGGGACATCGGTATCAGCATCGCCAAGTAA
- the pip gene encoding prolyl aminopeptidase — protein sequence MREFYPALEPFNKGMLKVSDIHTLYWEECGNPQGKPVVFLHGGPGGGVHPDHRRFFDPKAYRIILFDQRGSGQSLPCAELRENSTWDLVKDTETIREMLKIDKWVVFGGSWGSTLALAYAITHPERVKALVLRGIFLCRPSEIQWFYQEGASHIFPDVWDEYLKPIPENERHDLVAAYYKRLTHENADVRLEAAKAWSKWEAATSRLIVDPKAVDEFDDPEYALSFARIECHYFTNNAFFKTNNWLLENVDKIRHIPGAIVQGRYDVVCPAKSAWELHKAWPEAKFTIIPDSGHAAAEPGTRSALIEATDSFRDL from the coding sequence ATGCGCGAATTTTATCCAGCTCTAGAGCCTTTCAATAAAGGCATGCTGAAAGTTTCTGATATTCACACCCTTTACTGGGAAGAGTGCGGCAATCCACAAGGCAAACCTGTGGTGTTCCTGCACGGCGGCCCGGGTGGAGGTGTTCATCCGGATCATCGTCGTTTCTTTGATCCAAAAGCTTATCGCATAATTCTTTTCGACCAGCGCGGCAGCGGTCAGTCTCTGCCATGTGCAGAACTGCGTGAAAACTCCACGTGGGATCTGGTGAAAGACACCGAAACCATTCGTGAAATGCTGAAGATCGACAAATGGGTTGTCTTCGGCGGCAGTTGGGGTTCGACCCTGGCGCTGGCGTACGCGATCACTCATCCAGAGCGCGTGAAAGCTTTGGTTCTGCGCGGGATCTTCCTGTGCCGTCCGTCTGAAATTCAGTGGTTCTATCAAGAGGGCGCTTCCCACATCTTCCCGGATGTGTGGGACGAATACCTGAAGCCAATTCCTGAAAATGAACGCCATGACCTGGTGGCTGCGTACTACAAACGCCTGACTCACGAAAACGCCGACGTCCGCCTGGAAGCCGCCAAAGCGTGGAGCAAGTGGGAAGCCGCGACCTCCCGTCTGATCGTGGACCCGAAAGCCGTGGATGAATTCGATGATCCTGAATACGCGTTGAGCTTTGCGCGCATCGAGTGCCATTACTTCACTAACAACGCCTTCTTTAAAACCAACAACTGGCTGCTGGAAAACGTGGATAAAATCCGCCACATCCCGGGGGCCATTGTTCAGGGCCGCTATGACGTGGTTTGCCCGGCGAAGTCCGCCTGGGAACTGCACAAGGCCTGGCCCGAGGCAAAATTTACAATCATCCCGGATTCAGGCCACGCCGCTGCCGAGCCTGGAACCCGCTCAGCTCTTATTGAAGCCACAGACAGTTTCAGAGATCTGTAA
- a CDS encoding S1 family peptidase, protein MKLNKLLISGIMASLALSACAPQKNDSSILTSGDGIIGGTEVKSEDSISQSIVAVYDAFEGQICTGSLLPNNIVLTAAHCIGLFQEDMYVFFGTTITSASEHRKVEKIEVSQYWENRRGEEFDTGDIALIKFSGEAPKGYKPATFLTSRRNIKKGAEIVLAGYGIADGKTGDGIGTLRTTKVKIENTNYSTSEFLVDQTQGTGACHGDSGGPAYLEQNGKLYLMGITSRGVKDDANDCSQYSAFTSTLYYKSWINRMVTRLSSSLVDPNQLMTK, encoded by the coding sequence GTGAAACTGAATAAGTTGCTAATTTCGGGGATCATGGCAAGTCTGGCACTTTCAGCCTGCGCGCCACAGAAAAACGACTCCAGCATTCTGACATCTGGAGACGGAATCATCGGGGGAACGGAAGTTAAATCCGAAGACTCCATCAGCCAAAGCATCGTGGCAGTTTATGACGCCTTCGAGGGTCAAATCTGCACAGGCTCTCTTCTTCCCAACAACATCGTTCTGACAGCCGCTCACTGCATCGGCCTTTTCCAGGAAGACATGTACGTCTTCTTCGGCACGACAATCACGTCCGCCAGCGAACACCGCAAAGTCGAAAAAATTGAAGTGTCCCAATACTGGGAAAACCGCCGCGGTGAAGAGTTCGACACGGGTGATATTGCTCTTATCAAATTCTCGGGTGAAGCTCCGAAGGGCTACAAACCAGCCACGTTCCTGACCAGCAGACGCAACATCAAAAAGGGCGCGGAGATCGTTCTGGCAGGTTATGGCATCGCTGATGGCAAAACCGGCGATGGCATCGGCACTTTGCGCACCACCAAAGTCAAAATTGAAAATACCAACTACAGCACCTCTGAATTCCTGGTGGACCAGACTCAAGGCACCGGGGCTTGCCACGGTGATTCCGGAGGGCCTGCGTACCTTGAACAAAACGGCAAACTGTACCTGATGGGCATCACCAGCCGTGGAGTGAAAGATGACGCCAACGACTGTTCTCAGTACTCGGCTTTCACCAGCACTCTTTACTACAAATCCTGGATCAACCGCATGGTGACCAGACTTTCCAGTTCTCTGGTTGACCCCAACCAATTGATGACAAAATAG